The DNA region CATTGGCAGCTTCGGCCAAAATTTGGGCTACTGATTGTACCCCTTGACCGCCTTCACCTGCTAAAGCTATTTTCCAAGCTCTACCCATTAGCCTGTCCCTCCTCATTCTGGGAACCGGGGGCTTTTAATTCACCCACTGTAAAGTACTGGGACATTTCCTTCTCTAGGAATTTCCAGGTATCTGCGGCATTGGTTCTCCAGTTAGTGGGGCACGTCGATAATGCTTCAACAAAGCTAAAGCCGTTACCGTTCATTTGATTTTCCAGTGCATTTTTAATGAATTTAGTAAGCTGCTTAACATTGGAAACCGTACCCCGGGCCACATAAGCACCGTCCGGAGTAATGGCGGAAACCATTTCCGGTCCCAGAGTAGGATTACCGGTCTTTGCTACATCACGACCGTAAGGTGAAGTCTCCGTTTTCTGTCCTGGTAATGTAGTGGGTGCCATTTGGCCACCGGTCATACCGTACTGGGTATTATTTACCACTATTGCTGTTATGTTTTCATTCCGCGCGGCTGCATTAACAAGATGCTGAGATCCTATAGCATAGCCACCGCCGTCACCCATGTACGCAACACCAATCACGTTGGGGTTGGCACGCTTAATTCCGGTAATAACGGGGTTAGTCCGCCCGTGGTGAGTCTGAATGGTATCAATGTTGAAAAAATCCCATGCAAGCAGTGAACAACCGATATCACAACCAAATACAGCCCTATCCTGAATACCTAATTCATCGATGGCCTGTCCCAAGGCTTTTAAAACAATACCGTGCCCACAGCCGGGACAAAACTTATGCGGCTTGCTTTCCATACGCCAGCAATTAGGCATGGCAAGCTGAACTGACATAAAAGGGGCCTCCTTTCTATCTCTCCCGTAACATTAATCTAGCCCGGAATAACAAATTTATTGCAGTCTAATTAACATATATCTGCGTCTCTAAACTATTTCTCTAACCCTGGCTTCAATTTCCTCCGCGGTGATACCAACGCCAGGCTTAAACAAGGACAACATCTCAGCTGAGCAACCATAGATGGCTTCTTTGAGCAAGCGATCCATTTGACCGTTGGCTGACTCAACAACCAAAATTTTATCGGCATTATTAGCTACTTCCCTAAGTTCAGGAACAGCTAAAGGACGCAGAGTTACGGGACGGAAGAAACCTACATTGAATCCCTCTGCTCTAAGGTCTTCCACAGCCGCCTTCGCTCCCCGGGCAACAACACCGTGAGCAATTACAACTACCTTTGATTCCTTGCTGCCTATTTCTTTGTATTCTGCGACTTCCGGTGTCATTTTATTGTAGTCTGCAAAATGTTGTTGCAAAACGTCGTATAATTCTTCTTCGACGTTATAAGTGTTGCGGAAATGTCCTGGCTCTCTGTCAACACCCGGTGTGCCTTCTTTACCTACAAAAGGCTCTGTGGGAAACATTTCGATTCCCTTTGCTGCCGGATCATACATGACGAGAGATTCCCTCATCTTGGCCTGGTAACCGTCCGCCAGTACGAAAGTGGGGAAGCGGTATTTCCATGCAGTGTTAAAAGCCTTGATGGTGTAATCAAACAATTCCTGGTGGGTAGCGGTAGAATAAACAACACGGAGTCCTTCTCCGTTACCACCCAGAGTAGTCAATGTCACTTCCTGCTGCGAGTAAATAACTGTAGCAGTAGACGGACCACCCCGCTGCTGAACAATAGTTACAGTCGGCAGGCGCATTGCTTCTGCCATGCTGATAGGCTCCTGCATTAAGGTGTTCCCGGGACCAGCAGTAGCGGTGAAAGCACGCCTACCGGCCATTACGCCCCCATTGGTTGTGAATCCTGCCGACAATTCATCTTCTGTCTGCAGAAACTCCCGCTCATTCTTGGGAGCCAACCTTGTCCAGTAATGCATAATCTCGTTTTGGGGTGTAATAGGATACCCATACATAATTTCAGCATTAGCTGCTAATGCACCCCAGGCAACCACTTCGTTACCGGTCATAAAGACCCGCTTTTCTTCTTGGATGACTTTTTCAGCCATTTAAACTGGATGCACCTCCTTAGATATACCTAAAAACTGCAGCGATAAAGTTACAATTATATTGCTGCAAGCTTTAACCAATAATTAAAATTAAATCGATTGTTTAGACAACTCAAACAAGTCCTAACTATAAATTAGGAAGATTATTTTGATTTTCAGCCCTTGTCACGAAAGTAACAGTTGCTACCACAATGTACAGGGCATGTACCTTTTCAAGCCGCGTACGGGATTTCCCATACAATCACGCCAATTCATTTGCTCGGCAAGTTCCTGTACAGCAGCTGTAGCTACCAGGGGTAACCCCAGTCGTTTTGCGGCCTGGGATACCATCTGTGCTCCTTCCTGGATGATGTCAATATCGGTATCGTCACCCAGGTGGCTGTTATTTATCAGCCCGTGGACAGTGCCCATTCCGTTTACATATTCTACGATGTCATTTACTGTAGCTGTCATAGGTCGTGCTATATTAACCACAACCAGTAGATGCAAATTTTCTTCCTCTTTGGCACCTTCCAGGAGATTTAATGTTTTAGCACCCTCTGCACCGTAGCCAATATCCAGTATTACATCGCCATCACGGCGTAAGGCCCATTTATTTTCTGCACGTAAAACATTACCAGCTTCACCCAGACCTATGGTTTCACGGGTTTCCCACGCTAACACATGTAAGCCCAAAGATTGCAATTTGTTTTTAATGGGGCGCAGTGTATAACAAGGTTCTACTATATCCAAGTCTACCAAAGTAACATCCTGGTGACCCTGGTTAAAAAGGTCAATTGCCCTGTTTACTGCCACTTCACTCTTGCCACTGGCATACTCGCCAATGTAACCCTCCACTATACGATTAGTAATATCATATGCACCCCCCAAGGGTTTTAAAATCTTTAAAAATTTTATTTCTAATTTCAAGAATTTAAAAATCATTATCCCTCTTAAATCGGGATAATGTAAATCAATGTGACATTTTATTAAAATATATTGCAAATACTGTACCACGTCAAGCAAGTGCTTATAATTATTCTGCCTGCACTCTAATTAATTTAGAAATAAATAATTAAGAATCAATAGCAACACAATACCGGGGAGATGCAGCGCCCCGGCTAACAAGGCGGTAAAAGGGTTTACCCCAATGTGCATGCCCAGCATCTCCAAAAACAAATTAAAGGCCACAAGAAACACAGCACCTAAGGTAAAACATACGGTAAGATTCAGCAACAGCCTTAAGGGACGCAGCACTGACGATCCCATCAACAAAATACCCAAAGACCCCAAAAGCGCCATAATAATGTATTTCCATTCCATATCCATACACCTCCATGGGAACCCCTTGTCCTCATTATATGGATAAGAATGGCAAATATGTCACTGCATTTCACGCCTTCCTTCCATTGCTTTAGCCAGGGTAATTTGATCCGCATACTCCAAATACGAACCTACCGGCAAGCCATGGGCAATCCTGGTCACCTTTATCCCCAGCGGCTTTATTATCTTTGCCAGGTACATGGCAGTAGCATCACCCTCCACATTGGAATTGGTAGCTAAAATGACTTCTTTAACCCTGTCACCCTCCAACCGCTTTAAAAGCTGCCTTATAGAAAGCTGGTCAGGACCGATTCCCTCCGATGGCTGTAAGGCACCATGAAGCACATGATACAATCCCCTGAAACCATGACTTTTTTCCATAGCCATGACGTCTTTAGAATCCTGTACCACACAGATTACATCCGGAGTTCTGTTTACATCATCGCATAACCTGCACGGGTCCTTATCTGTTAAGTTGGCACACACAGAGCAATATTTTATGGAATTACGTGCCTCCAGTATAGCTTGGGCCAAATTTTGACCGATCTCCGGAGAAGCACTTAAAAGGTAAAAAGCCAGGCGTTGAGCCGTTTTCGGTCCAATACCCGGCAATCCGGATAGTTCACGCACCAGGCGCTCTATAGCCCCACCACTTTTCATATACTCACCCTTTTAAGTGAGTCCGGGAATATTCATACCGCCGGTGAGTTTACCCATTTCTTTATTCATCATATCCCGAACTTGTTTTAATGCATCATTTGTTGCCGTCAAAATAAGATCCTGCAGCATTTCCACATCTTCCGGATCCACTGCTTCCGGCTGGATTTCTATTGATACTATTTCCTGCTTACCGTTAGCAACTACCTTGACCGCACCACCACCAGCGGTACATTCCACAGTACGTTCATTTATCTCTTCCTGCATCTTAGCCATTTGCGTCTGCATTTTCTGAACCTGCTTCATCATTTTATTCATATTTCCACCCATTAAATATCCTCCCTTTTATTCACTATCATAAGTCTAATATATTACTCAGGAGGTGCCTTATCCACCTCTTCAGCCTCAAAAATCTGTGCAATACCTTCAAAATCCAGACCCCGTTCCTCTTCTCGCCACTTTTGGGGTCTATTTAGCCCGCTACTACAGCGAACAGTCCAATTGCCTTTAAAAAAAGATCTCAAAACACGAATAAGTATTTTTTGATTACTTTCCTTTTCCATCATATCTTTAGCAATATCTTCGTCTTCAAAACCCACTGTTAACATATCTCCGGCAACACTCGCGGGCCAAGACAATTCCAAATAGGCACGAGTAGCCTTACTTTCCTTGTTCACCGCCTCCAAAATTTGAGGCCACATCCTACTGATTCTTTCTACTGGTATACTGTCTTTGGGTACATTACCCTTTGGTGCCTCACCAGCTGAATTGCCGTTTATGGTCTTTGCTTCCTTTGCAACGACTTCTTCCTTTACATCAACTTCTTTCGTTACTGCACTTTCCTTCTTTGCCTTAACTTCTTCCTTTGTATTAACTTCTTCCTTTACTTCAACTTTTTCCTTTGTTATAGTATCATTCCCTGAACTGCCATTTTTGTTTCCTAGCTCA from Bacillota bacterium includes:
- a CDS encoding 2-oxoglutarate synthase, with protein sequence MSVQLAMPNCWRMESKPHKFCPGCGHGIVLKALGQAIDELGIQDRAVFGCDIGCSLLAWDFFNIDTIQTHHGRTNPVITGIKRANPNVIGVAYMGDGGGYAIGSQHLVNAAARNENITAIVVNNTQYGMTGGQMAPTTLPGQKTETSPYGRDVAKTGNPTLGPEMVSAITPDGAYVARGTVSNVKQLTKFIKNALENQMNGNGFSFVEALSTCPTNWRTNAADTWKFLEKEMSQYFTVGELKAPGSQNEEGQANG
- a CDS encoding ferredoxin oxidoreductase yields the protein MAEKVIQEEKRVFMTGNEVVAWGALAANAEIMYGYPITPQNEIMHYWTRLAPKNEREFLQTEDELSAGFTTNGGVMAGRRAFTATAGPGNTLMQEPISMAEAMRLPTVTIVQQRGGPSTATVIYSQQEVTLTTLGGNGEGLRVVYSTATHQELFDYTIKAFNTAWKYRFPTFVLADGYQAKMRESLVMYDPAAKGIEMFPTEPFVGKEGTPGVDREPGHFRNTYNVEEELYDVLQQHFADYNKMTPEVAEYKEIGSKESKVVVIAHGVVARGAKAAVEDLRAEGFNVGFFRPVTLRPLAVPELREVANNADKILVVESANGQMDRLLKEAIYGCSAEMLSLFKPGVGITAEEIEARVREIV
- the recR gene encoding recombination protein RecR yields the protein MKSGGAIERLVRELSGLPGIGPKTAQRLAFYLLSASPEIGQNLAQAILEARNSIKYCSVCANLTDKDPCRLCDDVNRTPDVICVVQDSKDVMAMEKSHGFRGLYHVLHGALQPSEGIGPDQLSIRQLLKRLEGDRVKEVILATNSNVEGDATAMYLAKIIKPLGIKVTRIAHGLPVGSYLEYADQITLAKAMEGRREMQ
- the bofA gene encoding pro-sigmaK processing inhibitor BofA, translated to MEWKYIIMALLGSLGILLMGSSVLRPLRLLLNLTVCFTLGAVFLVAFNLFLEMLGMHIGVNPFTALLAGALHLPGIVLLLILNYLFLN
- a CDS encoding YbaB/EbfC family nucleoid-associated protein is translated as MGGNMNKMMKQVQKMQTQMAKMQEEINERTVECTAGGGAVKVVANGKQEIVSIEIQPEAVDPEDVEMLQDLILTATNDALKQVRDMMNKEMGKLTGGMNIPGLT